A section of the Procambarus clarkii isolate CNS0578487 chromosome 38, FALCON_Pclarkii_2.0, whole genome shotgun sequence genome encodes:
- the LOC138372279 gene encoding clumping factor B-like: MPGRPTERGRPTEPDRPTEAGRPTEPGRPTERGRPTEPDRPTEAGRPTEPGRPTEQGRPTESDRPTERGRPTERGRPTEPDRPTEPGRPTEPDRPTEPGRPTEPDRPTEPDRPTEPDRPTEPGRPTEPDRPTEQGRPTEPGRPTEQGRPTDGADQQSGADQQSGADQQSQADQQSQTDQQSKADQQSQADQQSKADQQSQADQQSKADQQSQTDQQSEADQQSEADQQSEADQQSQTDQQSKADQQSGADQQSQTDQQSEADQQSEADQQSEADQQSEAGQQSEADQQSQTDQQSEAGQQSEADQQSEADQQSEADQQSGADQQSEADQQSEADQQSQADQ, from the coding sequence ATGCCAGGCAGACCAACAGAGCGGGGCAGACCAACAGAGCCAGACAGACCAACAGAGGCAGGCAGACCAACAGAGCCAGGCAGACCAACAGAGCGGGGCAGACCAACAGAGCCAGACAGACCAACAGAGGCAGGCAGACCAACAGAGCCAGGCAGACCAACAGAGCAAGGCAGACCAACAGAGTCAGACAGACCAACAGAGCGAGGCAGACCAACAGAGCGAGGCAGACCAACAGAGCCAGACAGACCAACAGAGCCAGGCAGGCCAACAGAGCCAGACAGACCAACAGAGCCAGGCAGACCAACAGAGCCAGACAGACCAACAGAGCCAGACAGACCAACAGAGCCAGACAGACCAACAGAGCCAGGCAGACCAACAGAGCCAGACAGGCCAACAGAGCAAGGCAGACCAACAGAGCCAGGCAGACCAACAGAGCAAGGCAGACCAACAGACGGGGCAGACCAACAGAGCGGGGCAGACCAACAGAGCGGGGCAGACCAACAGAGCCAGGCAGACCAACAGAGCCAGACAGACCAACAGAGCAAGGCAGACCAACAGAGCCAGGCAGACCAACAGAGCAAGGCAGACCAACAGAGCCAGGCAGACCAACAGAGCAAGGCAGACCAACAGAGCCAGACAGACCAACAGAGCGAGGCAGACCAACAGAGCGAGGCAGACCAACAGAGCGAGGCAGACCAACAGAGCCAGACAGACCAACAGAGCAAGGCAGACCAACAGAGCGGGGCAGACCAACAGAGCCAGACAGACCAACAGAGCGAGGCAGACCAACAGAGCGAGGCAGACCAACAGAGCGAGGCAGACCAACAGAGCGAGGCAGGCCAACAGAGCGAGGCAGACCAACAGAGCCAGACAGACCAACAGAGCGAGGCAGGCCAACAGAGCGAGGCAGACCAACAGAGCGAGGCAGACCAACAGAGCGAGGCAGACCAACAGAGCGGGGCAGACCAACAGAGCGAGGCAGACCAACAGAGCGAGGCAGACCAACAGAGCCAAGCAGACCAATAG